A genomic region of Hydrogenovibrio crunogenus contains the following coding sequences:
- the nfsB gene encoding oxygen-insensitive NAD(P)H nitroreductase, with the protein MNVTEILNSRYATKKFDPNQRITDEQFAQIKALLHLSPSSVNSQPWHFIIADSAEGKARIAKGAEGAYAANNPKILDASHVVLFCAKTEITDAYLEKITDQEDMDGRFPKPEGKEMALKVRGFYADLHRKERDDVACWTQNQVYLNMGNLLLGAAALGIDAVPIEGVDLDVLNEEFDLKNLGFTTVAVVALGYRAEDDFNAALPKSRFPEAEIFTFLK; encoded by the coding sequence ATGAACGTAACTGAAATATTAAACTCGCGTTATGCCACGAAAAAATTTGATCCAAATCAGCGTATTACCGATGAGCAATTTGCGCAGATTAAGGCATTATTACATCTAAGCCCGTCATCAGTTAATTCTCAGCCGTGGCACTTTATCATTGCTGATTCAGCTGAGGGGAAAGCACGCATTGCCAAAGGCGCTGAAGGGGCGTATGCGGCGAATAATCCGAAGATTTTAGACGCATCGCATGTGGTGCTGTTTTGCGCTAAAACAGAGATCACGGACGCATATCTGGAAAAGATAACCGATCAAGAAGATATGGATGGGCGTTTTCCTAAACCGGAAGGAAAAGAGATGGCTTTAAAGGTACGTGGTTTTTATGCCGACCTTCATCGAAAAGAACGAGATGATGTGGCGTGTTGGACACAAAACCAGGTATATCTGAATATGGGGAATTTATTGTTGGGCGCCGCAGCGTTAGGAATTGATGCTGTTCCAATTGAAGGCGTGGATCTTGACGTGTTGAACGAAGAGTTTGACCTTAAAAATCTAGGCTTCACCACTGTTGCGGTGGTGGCATTAGGCTATCGCGCTGAAGACGATTTTAATGCGGCGTTACCCAAGTCCAGATTTCCAGAAGCAGAGATTTTTACTTTCTTAAAATGA
- a CDS encoding DUF938 domain-containing protein, whose product MSLTATFAKPFAQSSDENKHVILKAIHPFLKDRSSVLEIASGTGQHAVYFAEKMPHLTWQTSDLMEAHTGIKQWITEAGLDNVLPPLKLNVSEDNWPSCQYDALFSANSFHIMAKHHIEDFFKNVSQVLEKKGIVMIYGPFNYQGHFTSESNERFDAWLKQRNPQSGIKAFEWCNQLAENAELMLLKDIEMPQNNRILIWEKK is encoded by the coding sequence ATGTCATTAACCGCCACTTTTGCAAAACCGTTTGCGCAATCCAGCGATGAAAACAAACACGTCATTTTAAAGGCGATTCATCCCTTTTTAAAAGACCGGTCGTCCGTGTTAGAAATTGCCAGTGGCACTGGCCAACATGCGGTTTATTTTGCCGAAAAAATGCCGCATCTTACTTGGCAGACATCTGACTTAATGGAAGCCCACACCGGCATCAAACAGTGGATAACAGAAGCCGGTTTAGACAATGTGCTACCACCGCTTAAGTTGAATGTATCAGAAGATAACTGGCCCAGTTGTCAGTACGATGCGCTTTTCAGCGCCAATAGCTTTCACATTATGGCAAAACACCATATTGAAGATTTCTTTAAGAACGTCTCTCAAGTACTTGAGAAAAAAGGCATCGTGATGATTTACGGCCCTTTTAATTATCAAGGACACTTCACCAGTGAGAGCAATGAACGGTTTGATGCCTGGTTAAAACAACGCAACCCACAAAGCGGCATTAAAGCGTTTGAATGGTGTAACCAATTGGCTGAGAACGCTGAACTAATGCTCTTAAAAGACATTGAAATGCCGCAAAATAATCGTATTTTGATTTGGGAAAAGAAATGA
- a CDS encoding FKBP-type peptidyl-prolyl cis-trans isomerase, producing MSYTTTPDIVSYGLGRQFGDQLAADPFEGLNAEAMAQGLMDALQGKASPIADEQFRQAFQEINDMMQAKEAERAEAAAAEGEAFLTENAKKDNIVVTESGLQYEILVEGEGDKPSAESVVSTHYHGMLVDGSVFDSSVERGQPAEFPVNRVIPGWTEALQMMPKGSKWRLYIPQDLAYGPQGSGGKIPPYSALIFDVELLDIVS from the coding sequence ATGTCTTATACCACCACACCGGATATTGTAAGTTATGGTTTAGGTCGTCAGTTTGGTGACCAATTAGCCGCTGACCCGTTTGAAGGATTGAATGCCGAAGCGATGGCGCAAGGGCTAATGGATGCTTTACAAGGTAAAGCCAGCCCGATTGCGGATGAACAATTCAGACAGGCGTTTCAAGAAATCAATGACATGATGCAAGCCAAAGAAGCTGAGCGCGCTGAAGCCGCAGCGGCAGAAGGCGAAGCCTTTTTGACTGAGAATGCCAAAAAAGACAATATTGTGGTGACAGAATCTGGACTGCAATATGAGATTTTGGTGGAAGGCGAGGGTGATAAGCCATCAGCAGAATCGGTGGTATCAACGCATTATCACGGTATGTTAGTGGATGGCTCTGTATTTGACAGTTCGGTAGAGCGTGGTCAGCCTGCTGAGTTTCCAGTGAATCGAGTGATTCCAGGTTGGACAGAAGCCTTACAGATGATGCCAAAAGGGTCTAAATGGCGTTTATATATTCCGCAAGATTTGGCATATGGCCCGCAAGGTTCGGGTGGGAAGATTCCACCATATTCTGCATTGATCTTTGATGTGGAATTATTGGATATCGTGTCTTAA
- a CDS encoding DUF2789 domain-containing protein has product MDTSAHDLNALFSQLGLDNSDEAIEAFLSKQPKLSQVTLLHEASIWNPSQAAFLKEAVEEDAAWVDAVNHLDTLLRK; this is encoded by the coding sequence ATGGATACGTCCGCTCACGACTTAAATGCATTATTCTCTCAACTGGGATTAGACAATTCGGATGAAGCCATTGAAGCTTTCTTAAGCAAGCAACCCAAACTGTCTCAAGTCACTTTGTTACATGAAGCCTCTATCTGGAATCCTTCTCAGGCAGCATTCTTGAAGGAAGCCGTAGAAGAAGATGCCGCTTGGGTGGATGCGGTCAACCACCTAGATACTCTGCTGAGAAAATAA
- the nth gene encoding endonuclease III, producing MNKQKRLEIFQRLAEAIPEPETELNYSTPFELLIAVILSAQATDKGVNIATDKLFPVANTPEAIYALGEEGLKEYIKTIGLFNTKGANIIKTCKMLIELHNSQVPDNRKDLEALPGVGRKTANVVLNTAFGHPTMAVDTHIFRVSNRTKLAPGKNVLEVEQKLLKNVPKEYIIPAHHLLILHGRYTCTARKPRCGACCIYDLCEYKEKTA from the coding sequence ATGAACAAGCAAAAACGCCTAGAAATTTTCCAACGTTTAGCTGAAGCCATCCCGGAACCGGAAACAGAGCTGAATTACAGCACGCCCTTCGAGCTGCTGATTGCCGTGATTCTGTCGGCACAAGCCACTGATAAAGGCGTCAATATTGCCACCGACAAACTCTTTCCCGTTGCCAACACGCCGGAAGCCATTTATGCGTTGGGTGAAGAAGGATTGAAAGAATACATCAAAACCATTGGCTTGTTTAATACCAAAGGCGCCAATATCATCAAAACCTGCAAAATGCTGATTGAGCTGCACAATTCACAGGTGCCTGATAATCGAAAGGACTTGGAAGCCCTACCCGGTGTGGGTCGCAAAACCGCCAATGTTGTTCTCAATACCGCATTTGGCCATCCTACGATGGCGGTCGATACTCATATTTTTCGAGTCTCAAACCGCACCAAGCTCGCACCAGGCAAAAATGTTTTGGAAGTGGAACAAAAACTCCTGAAAAACGTGCCAAAAGAATACATTATCCCCGCCCATCATTTACTGATTCTTCATGGCCGTTATACCTGCACGGCTCGCAAACCCAGATGCGGCGCCTGCTGTATTTACGACCTGTGTGAATACAAAGAGAAAACAGCTTAA
- a CDS encoding electron transport complex subunit E has translation MSNSSENILTHKWTEYQKIARNGLWNNNQALVALLGLCPLLAVTNNTVNGIGLGLATMAVLIVSNVLVSLIRDHVSDEVRIPVFIAIIASAVTVIDLLMEAYLHTLHGILGIFIPLIVTNCAILGRAEAYASKNSVDKSLIDAFFMGLGFALVLIVLGALREIIGNGTLFDQMDLMFGESAKALTIHLWEDYHPVLLAILPPGAFIGLGLLVALKNAIEQRKAAKAQNVLGVQVSVNPLRAPE, from the coding sequence ATGAGTAACTCTTCTGAGAATATTCTGACCCATAAATGGACGGAATACCAAAAAATTGCTCGAAACGGTCTTTGGAATAACAACCAGGCACTTGTCGCTTTATTGGGGTTGTGTCCTCTTCTCGCCGTAACCAACAACACAGTCAATGGTATTGGATTAGGATTAGCGACCATGGCGGTTCTGATTGTCTCCAATGTACTCGTCTCTCTGATTCGGGATCATGTGTCCGATGAGGTACGCATTCCCGTTTTTATCGCCATCATCGCTTCAGCCGTGACAGTGATAGATCTCCTAATGGAAGCCTATTTGCATACCTTACACGGCATCCTCGGTATTTTCATTCCGTTGATTGTCACCAACTGTGCCATCCTTGGACGTGCTGAAGCCTATGCCTCTAAAAATTCGGTCGATAAATCGTTAATCGACGCATTTTTCATGGGCTTAGGTTTTGCGTTGGTGTTGATTGTATTAGGCGCGTTACGCGAAATTATCGGCAATGGCACTCTGTTCGACCAAATGGACTTGATGTTCGGTGAATCGGCCAAAGCGTTGACCATTCACTTATGGGAAGATTACCATCCGGTTCTATTAGCCATTCTGCCACCGGGTGCCTTTATTGGACTTGGCTTACTGGTCGCCTTGAAGAATGCCATTGAACAACGAAAAGCCGCCAAAGCGCAAAATGTGTTGGGCGTCCAGGTATCGGTTAACCCACTAAGAGCACCAGAATAA
- the rsxG gene encoding electron transport complex subunit RsxG, protein MANKDTTKKSQPKQELWQRMLRAARLLSIYTVIGVGLLLLVKQLTDKPIQTAEKRVLLETINQLLPSEEYDNALLNDTTEVTAPKYLNTTDPVTVYRARKNGQPVALILTTHAPDGYNGDIKIMLAVYKDGRIAGVRVLKHKETPGLGDKIELKKSNWILGFNGLKLREDNANLWAVRKDGGGFDQFTGATITPRAVIKAVKNALQFIQEKGAKLYE, encoded by the coding sequence ATGGCTAACAAAGATACGACGAAAAAATCTCAACCCAAACAAGAGCTCTGGCAAAGAATGCTGCGTGCCGCGCGTTTACTCAGCATCTACACCGTCATTGGTGTCGGGCTATTACTATTGGTCAAACAATTAACCGACAAACCGATTCAAACCGCAGAGAAACGCGTTTTGCTTGAAACCATTAACCAGCTGCTCCCTTCAGAAGAGTATGATAATGCGTTATTAAATGACACTACTGAAGTCACGGCACCCAAATACTTAAATACGACCGACCCCGTAACGGTTTATCGAGCACGTAAAAATGGCCAACCGGTCGCATTAATTTTGACTACACACGCGCCAGATGGATACAACGGAGATATTAAAATCATGTTGGCAGTTTATAAAGATGGCCGTATTGCGGGAGTTCGTGTATTAAAACACAAAGAAACCCCGGGGTTAGGCGACAAAATCGAACTGAAAAAATCCAATTGGATTCTTGGCTTCAACGGCCTGAAACTGCGTGAAGACAACGCCAACCTCTGGGCGGTCCGAAAAGACGGAGGCGGATTTGATCAATTTACTGGGGCCACCATTACCCCGCGTGCGGTCATTAAAGCCGTTAAAAACGCACTCCAATTTATTCAGGAGAAAGGAGCGAAATTGTATGAGTAA